TTCCTCGATGAACTGGCCGACAAAGGCGGCCATGACCCGTACGAGTTGCGCCTGCACCTGCTGCGCGACAACAAACGCCTGACCACGTTGCTGCAAGCGGTGGGCGAGTTGTCCGGTGGCTGGAAACGTGGCCCGTATACCGCCGAAGACGGCAGCCGACGTGCCCGTGGCGTGGCCATGGCCTCGCCCTTTGGCTCGCATGCGGCGGTGGTTGCCGAAGTGTCGATCGAAAACGGCCAGGTCAAGGTGCATCACATCTGGGAAGCGATTGACCCTGGCAGCATCGTCAACCCGGCGATCATCGAGGCCCAGGTCAACGGCGCCGTAGCGTTGGGCTTGTCACAAACCTTGGTGGAAGAAGCGGTGTACGTGGATGGTAAACCACGGGCGCGCAACTACGACCTTTACCCGATCCTGCCACCCTCGCGGATGGCCAAGGTACACGTGAAGATCGTCGAGAGCGGCGAAAAGATGGGCGGTATCGGCGAGCCGCCGCTACCCGCAGTGGCGCCTGCCGTGGCCAATGCGGTGGCGCACTTGACCGGCCAGCGCATCCGCAGCCTGCCCTTGAGCCGCTACACCTTCGCCTGACCGACAAGGAACGCCTATGAACAACCAACGATTAGCTAGAACCGCTGGCTGGCTGGTGCTGGCCGGTGCGGTCGCCGCCGGCCTGCTGGCCTGGTACGTCACCCGTCAACCTGCTTCGCCGTTTGAACAAGCCAACGCCACCGCCGACCCGACACTGGTCAGCCGTGGCGAGTACGTCGCCCGCGTCAGTGATTGCGTGGCCTGCCACAGCCTGCCGGGCAAAGCGCCGTTTGCCGGCGGCCTGGAGATGGCCACGCCGCTGGGCGCCATTCATGCCACCAACATCACGCCAGACAAAACCGTCGGCATCGGCACTTACAGCCTGGCTGACTTCGACCGCGCCGTGCGCCACGGCGTGGCGCCGGGTGGGCGGCGGCTCTACCCGGCCATGCCCTACCCGTCCTACGTAAAACTCAGCGACGACGACATGCGTGCGCTGTATGCGTTTTTCATGCAGGGCGTGCAACCGGCCAGCGAGCCGAACATCCCCAGCAGCATTCCGTGGCCACTGAATATGCGCTGGCCTATCGCGCTATGGAACGGCGTGTTCGCGCCGACTAAAACCTACGCCGCCAAACCCGCGCAGGACGCGTTGTGGAACCGAGGCGCCTATATCGTCCAAGGCCCCGGCCATTGCGGCAGTTGCCACACGCCGCGTGGGCTGGCCTTTAACGAGAAGGCATTGGACGAGTCCGGCGCGCCGTTCCTCGCCGGCGCCCTGCTCGACGGCTGGTATGCACCGAGCCTGCGCCAGGACCACAACACCGGCCTGGGCCGCTGGAGCGAGCCGGAGATTGTGCAGTTCCTCAAGACCGGGCGTAATAAACACGCGGTGGTGTATGGCTCGATGACCGAGGCGTTTAACAACTCCACGCAGTTCATGCAGGACGACGACCTGGCCGCCATTGCGCGTTACCTCAAGTCGCTGCCGGGCGACCCGCAGCGTGACGGTTCGCCGTGGCAATACCAGACGGCAGCGCTCGACACGAGCGCTCCGGGTGCCCACACCTATGCCACCCGCTGCGCCTCCTGCCATGGCCTGGACGGCAAAGGCCAGCCGGAATGGATGCCACCGTTGGCCGGTGCCACCTCAGCCCTGGCCAAGGAAAGCGCCTCGGCGATCAACATCACCCTCAATGGCTCGCAACGCATCGTGACCGCCGGTGTGCCGGACGCGTACCGCATGCCAGCGTTCCGCGAGCAATTGTCCGACCAGGAAATCGCCCAGGTGTTGAGCTACGTGCGCGGTACATGGGGCAACAACGGCGGCGTGGTGGAGGCGGCGGCGGTGAACAAGCTGCGCGGGCATACGGACCCGGCCAGTAGCAGCCCGATTATTTTGCATATGCGCTGACAGATCGTTCCCACGCTCCCGCGTGGGAATGCAGCCCGTGACGCTCTGCGTCACATCTGCGCGGAACTCGAATGTTGTGGGCGGGAACGATCTGAACGAGTGCCTTAAATCCGCAACCCCGCCTGCCTGAACACAGGCAAAACTGTGGGAGCGGGCTTGCTCGCGAATGCGGTAGGCCAGACACATAGATGCTGACTGACCCACCGTATTCGCGAGCAAGCCCGCTCCCACAGTTAATCGGCTCTGTCAGATAGATCGTTCCCACGCTCCCGCGTGGGAACGATCTGCGGCGAGGCTAGTGGCATTTGCTCATGGTTTTTAAAGGGCCAGCAGGGCGCGTCTCTTTAAATTGCAGGACGTTTCCTAGACAATCCTTGCCGCCTTGTGCCTGTTGGAATCGATGGCTAGTCTGCGATCCGTCACTGCTTATCAGTGATCGGGTTTAGTCGCTCGGTATTCCAAAAGGTGCATGGCCCTCCATGAGGTTTTATGGTGGCTGTGCGCAGGGCGCCCTCGGGTGCGCCGGTTTTTACCTTTTGGTCCGGTCGACTAACCTGCGTACAGCCGCCACCCTACGTTTAGTCGCGAACGGTTCGGCTCCTTGAATCCAAAAGGTAGCTAAACAATGAAAAAAGTCGTCCCCGACCCACCCCGCAACGCCGCCAAAGACCGCGCCGCCTTCAACCGCGCCATTGACCATTACCTGCCCTCCAACGGTGTTAAAATCGAAGACCTGAGCTTCGAAGACGCCCTGCTCTACACCGCCAGCTTGCTCGACAGTGCTTCAGCTACTGCACTCAACTGCGGTGACCTGCTGGCCAGTCCCCAGCGGGCGAAAATTCTGGCGGTGTGGCATTTGCTGGAGATGGCCAAGACCACCGTAGACCGCTCCATTGAGTGCCTGAAACCCACAGCCCCGCCTGCCTGAACGCAATAAAAACGGTGGGAGCGGCGGTGCGACGATTCGACTTGCTCGCGAATGCGGTGGGTCAGACACATAGATGCTGGACTGAACCACCGCATTCGCGAGCAAGCCCGCTCCCACAATTGATCGGTTCTGTCAGTAGGATATCTACGCTGGCCGGTGCATCCTAAATCTGTGCCTGGATATTGCTCTATGGAACTAAATGTCCATAATGGACAAATTAGTTTATCCACGGAGATTGCCATGTCCAGCACGCCCCTTGTCATGAACCAGGCTCAGGCCCGTGAATTGCTTGCCCAGGTCGATGTGCCCCACATCCTGCACAAGCTGTTCCGCGACCTGGCGGCCGGGCTGGCGGTGCAGCCGGCGCAGCAGCTGGTGGAGTTCCCGCACGGG
The window above is part of the Pseudomonas sp. KBS0710 genome. Proteins encoded here:
- a CDS encoding DUF6124 family protein, which codes for MKKVVPDPPRNAAKDRAAFNRAIDHYLPSNGVKIEDLSFEDALLYTASLLDSASATALNCGDLLASPQRAKILAVWHLLEMAKTTVDRSIECLKPTAPPA
- a CDS encoding cytochrome c, with the protein product MNNQRLARTAGWLVLAGAVAAGLLAWYVTRQPASPFEQANATADPTLVSRGEYVARVSDCVACHSLPGKAPFAGGLEMATPLGAIHATNITPDKTVGIGTYSLADFDRAVRHGVAPGGRRLYPAMPYPSYVKLSDDDMRALYAFFMQGVQPASEPNIPSSIPWPLNMRWPIALWNGVFAPTKTYAAKPAQDALWNRGAYIVQGPGHCGSCHTPRGLAFNEKALDESGAPFLAGALLDGWYAPSLRQDHNTGLGRWSEPEIVQFLKTGRNKHAVVYGSMTEAFNNSTQFMQDDDLAAIARYLKSLPGDPQRDGSPWQYQTAALDTSAPGAHTYATRCASCHGLDGKGQPEWMPPLAGATSALAKESASAINITLNGSQRIVTAGVPDAYRMPAFREQLSDQEIAQVLSYVRGTWGNNGGVVEAAAVNKLRGHTDPASSSPIILHMR